A part of Ooceraea biroi isolate clonal line C1 chromosome 10, Obir_v5.4, whole genome shotgun sequence genomic DNA contains:
- the LOC105278216 gene encoding proton-coupled amino acid transporter 1 isoform X3, with protein sequence MVNTQISLGTRGVRTMKKMSAHNRVICVDVRCNYQKMELNSNPSMIPSKNNSIHDDETTFKQALGNGGSYGAFQSKDPILAIEKGGDADRNGTNEHGITVHHPTSYLETMMHLFKGNVGSGIFALGDAFKNAGLLLAPPLTIFLGVICVHAQHILIKCNEEVTRRVGDSTNTSGFAGTVEMCFATGPLRLRKYSIFMRKLVNVFLCITQLGFCCVYFVFISTNMKQVLDVHGIVMEVHQHMAVVLIPIMLSTWIRNLKYLVPVSSIANFLMMAGYIATMYIMSFDLPSISERRYVADWNNLPLFFGTVIYSFEGITLVLPLKNEMKNPNNFNKPLGVLNVGMVIVGMMFVAIGFLSYLKYGDAVAGSVTLNLDSSEVLPQCIKIAISLSILLTYALQFYVPIAIMWPAIVQQFGPFKWPVFTEIIFRSVMCLVTFVMAEAIPQLGLFISLVGAVSSTALALVFPPIIEMVVCWNNTGLGFFTIAKDVTIVLIGVLGFATGTYESITSIIKAFSK encoded by the exons ATGGTAAACACGCAGATCAGCCTGGGAACTCGCGGCGTGCGGACGATGAAGAAGATGTCGGCTCATAATCGCGTAATTTGCGTTGACGTACGTTGTAATTATCaa AAAATGGAGCTGAACAGTAATCCGTCCATGATACCGTCGAAGAACAATTCCATCCACGACGATGAGACAACTTTCAAGCAGGCGCTCGG GAATGGCGGGAGCTACGGAGCCTTTCAGTCGAAGGACCCTATCCTGGCGATCGAGAAGGGCGGTGATGCCGACAGGAACGGTACCAACGAGCACGGCATCACCGTGCACCATCCTACCTC GTACCTGGAAACCATGATGCATCTGTTCAAGGGTAACGTCGGTTCGGGCATCTTCGCGTTGGGTGACGCTTTTAAGAACGCCGGGTTGCTGCTGGCACCACCGCTCACGATCTTTCTTGGTGTCATCTGCGTACACGCTCAACATATCCTG ATTAAATGCAACGAGGAGGTGACGCGTCGCGTTGGCGATAGCACCAACACGAGTGGATTCGCTGGAACAGTGGAGATGTGTTTCGCTACTGGACCCCTTAGACTTCGTAAATACTCGATTTTCATGAG AAAGTTGGTTAATGTGTTTTTGTGTATCACGCAACTCGGATTCTGCTGCGTATATTTCGTTTTCATTTCCACGAACATGAAGCAG GTATTGGATGTGCATGGGATCGTGATGGAAGTTCATCAGCACATGGCCGTGGTGTTGATCCCTATAATGCTCAGTACCTGGATCAGGAATCTCAAGTACTTGGTGCCGGTGTCTTCAATAGCAAACTTCCTGATGATGGCGGGTTACATCGCCACCATGTATATTATGAGCTTCGACTTGCCGTCCATAAGCGAGAGACGATACGTCGCCGACTGGAACAACTTACCGCTATTCTTCGGCACTGTGATATATTCCTTCGAGGGTATTACTCTG GTACTGCCACTCAAGAACGAGATGAAGAACCCGAACAACTTCAACAAGCCGCTAGGCGTTCTCAACGTTGGTATGGTGATAGTCGGCATGATGTTCGTCGCGATAGGCTTCCTGTCCTACTTGAAGTACGGTGATGCAGTCGCCGGTTCCGTCACGCTTAATCTTGATTCATCAGAAGT CTTGCCGCAATGCATCAAGATCGCTATCTCCTTGAGCATACTGCTCACGTACGCGTTGCAGTTTTACGTCCCAATCGCGATAATGTGGCCTGCCATCGTTCAGCAGTTCGGCCCCTTCAAGTGGCCGGTGTTTACAGAAATCATCTTCCGGTCAGTCATGTGCCTTGTTACGT TTGTTATGGCAGAGGCGATTCCGCAATTGGGTCTCTTCATATCCCTGGTCGGTGCAGTTAGCAGCACCGCGCTCGCTCTTGTGTTTCCACCGATCATCGAGATGGTCGTCTGCTGGAACAACACTGGTCTTGGCTTCTTCACGATCGCAAAGGATGTGACGATAGTGCTAATCGGGGTGTTGGGTTTCGCCACCGGGACCTACGAGAGCATCACGTCGATCATCAAGGCGTTCAGCAAGTGA
- the LOC105278216 gene encoding proton-coupled amino acid transporter 1 isoform X1, producing the protein MVNTQISLGTRGVRTMKKMSAHNRVICVDVRCNYQKMELNSNPSMIPSKNNSIHDDETTFKQALGNGGSYGAFQSKDPILAIEKGGDADRNGTNEHGITVHHPTSYLETMMHLFKGNVGSGIFALGDAFKNAGLLLAPPLTIFLGVICVHAQHILIKCNEEVTRRVGDSTNTSGFAGTVEMCFATGPLRLRKYSIFMRKLVNVFLCITQLGFCCVYFVFISTNMKQVLDVHGIVMEVHQHMAVVLIPIMLSTWIRNLKYLVPVSSIANFLMMAGYIATMYIMSFDLPSISERRYVADWNNLPLFFGTVIYSFEGITLVLPLKNEMKNPNNFNKPLGVLNVGMVIVGMMFVAIGFLSYLKYGDAVAGSVTLNLDSSEVVDGKIIYSQSSLPQCIKIAISLSILLTYALQFYVPIAIMWPAIVQQFGPFKWPVFTEIIFRSVMCLVTFVMAEAIPQLGLFISLVGAVSSTALALVFPPIIEMVVCWNNTGLGFFTIAKDVTIVLIGVLGFATGTYESITSIIKAFSK; encoded by the exons ATGGTAAACACGCAGATCAGCCTGGGAACTCGCGGCGTGCGGACGATGAAGAAGATGTCGGCTCATAATCGCGTAATTTGCGTTGACGTACGTTGTAATTATCaa AAAATGGAGCTGAACAGTAATCCGTCCATGATACCGTCGAAGAACAATTCCATCCACGACGATGAGACAACTTTCAAGCAGGCGCTCGG GAATGGCGGGAGCTACGGAGCCTTTCAGTCGAAGGACCCTATCCTGGCGATCGAGAAGGGCGGTGATGCCGACAGGAACGGTACCAACGAGCACGGCATCACCGTGCACCATCCTACCTC GTACCTGGAAACCATGATGCATCTGTTCAAGGGTAACGTCGGTTCGGGCATCTTCGCGTTGGGTGACGCTTTTAAGAACGCCGGGTTGCTGCTGGCACCACCGCTCACGATCTTTCTTGGTGTCATCTGCGTACACGCTCAACATATCCTG ATTAAATGCAACGAGGAGGTGACGCGTCGCGTTGGCGATAGCACCAACACGAGTGGATTCGCTGGAACAGTGGAGATGTGTTTCGCTACTGGACCCCTTAGACTTCGTAAATACTCGATTTTCATGAG AAAGTTGGTTAATGTGTTTTTGTGTATCACGCAACTCGGATTCTGCTGCGTATATTTCGTTTTCATTTCCACGAACATGAAGCAG GTATTGGATGTGCATGGGATCGTGATGGAAGTTCATCAGCACATGGCCGTGGTGTTGATCCCTATAATGCTCAGTACCTGGATCAGGAATCTCAAGTACTTGGTGCCGGTGTCTTCAATAGCAAACTTCCTGATGATGGCGGGTTACATCGCCACCATGTATATTATGAGCTTCGACTTGCCGTCCATAAGCGAGAGACGATACGTCGCCGACTGGAACAACTTACCGCTATTCTTCGGCACTGTGATATATTCCTTCGAGGGTATTACTCTG GTACTGCCACTCAAGAACGAGATGAAGAACCCGAACAACTTCAACAAGCCGCTAGGCGTTCTCAACGTTGGTATGGTGATAGTCGGCATGATGTTCGTCGCGATAGGCTTCCTGTCCTACTTGAAGTACGGTGATGCAGTCGCCGGTTCCGTCACGCTTAATCTTGATTCATCAGAAGT GGTGGACGGGAAAATCATCTACAGTCAATCAAG CTTGCCGCAATGCATCAAGATCGCTATCTCCTTGAGCATACTGCTCACGTACGCGTTGCAGTTTTACGTCCCAATCGCGATAATGTGGCCTGCCATCGTTCAGCAGTTCGGCCCCTTCAAGTGGCCGGTGTTTACAGAAATCATCTTCCGGTCAGTCATGTGCCTTGTTACGT TTGTTATGGCAGAGGCGATTCCGCAATTGGGTCTCTTCATATCCCTGGTCGGTGCAGTTAGCAGCACCGCGCTCGCTCTTGTGTTTCCACCGATCATCGAGATGGTCGTCTGCTGGAACAACACTGGTCTTGGCTTCTTCACGATCGCAAAGGATGTGACGATAGTGCTAATCGGGGTGTTGGGTTTCGCCACCGGGACCTACGAGAGCATCACGTCGATCATCAAGGCGTTCAGCAAGTGA
- the LOC105278216 gene encoding proton-coupled amino acid transporter 1 isoform X5: MSVQEICDINSGTKMELNSNPSMIPSKNNSIHDDETTFKQALGNGGSYGAFQSKDPILAIEKGGDADRNGTNEHGITVHHPTSYLETMMHLFKGNVGSGIFALGDAFKNAGLLLAPPLTIFLGVICVHAQHILIKCNEEVTRRVGDSTNTSGFAGTVEMCFATGPLRLRKYSIFMRKLVNVFLCITQLGFCCVYFVFISTNMKQVLDVHGIVMEVHQHMAVVLIPIMLSTWIRNLKYLVPVSSIANFLMMAGYIATMYIMSFDLPSISERRYVADWNNLPLFFGTVIYSFEGITLVLPLKNEMKNPNNFNKPLGVLNVGMVIVGMMFVAIGFLSYLKYGDAVAGSVTLNLDSSEVVDGKIIYSQSSLPQCIKIAISLSILLTYALQFYVPIAIMWPAIVQQFGPFKWPVFTEIIFRSVMCLVTFVMAEAIPQLGLFISLVGAVSSTALALVFPPIIEMVVCWNNTGLGFFTIAKDVTIVLIGVLGFATGTYESITSIIKAFSK; this comes from the exons ATGAGTGTGCAAGAAATTTGTGATATCAACAGTGGAACG AAAATGGAGCTGAACAGTAATCCGTCCATGATACCGTCGAAGAACAATTCCATCCACGACGATGAGACAACTTTCAAGCAGGCGCTCGG GAATGGCGGGAGCTACGGAGCCTTTCAGTCGAAGGACCCTATCCTGGCGATCGAGAAGGGCGGTGATGCCGACAGGAACGGTACCAACGAGCACGGCATCACCGTGCACCATCCTACCTC GTACCTGGAAACCATGATGCATCTGTTCAAGGGTAACGTCGGTTCGGGCATCTTCGCGTTGGGTGACGCTTTTAAGAACGCCGGGTTGCTGCTGGCACCACCGCTCACGATCTTTCTTGGTGTCATCTGCGTACACGCTCAACATATCCTG ATTAAATGCAACGAGGAGGTGACGCGTCGCGTTGGCGATAGCACCAACACGAGTGGATTCGCTGGAACAGTGGAGATGTGTTTCGCTACTGGACCCCTTAGACTTCGTAAATACTCGATTTTCATGAG AAAGTTGGTTAATGTGTTTTTGTGTATCACGCAACTCGGATTCTGCTGCGTATATTTCGTTTTCATTTCCACGAACATGAAGCAG GTATTGGATGTGCATGGGATCGTGATGGAAGTTCATCAGCACATGGCCGTGGTGTTGATCCCTATAATGCTCAGTACCTGGATCAGGAATCTCAAGTACTTGGTGCCGGTGTCTTCAATAGCAAACTTCCTGATGATGGCGGGTTACATCGCCACCATGTATATTATGAGCTTCGACTTGCCGTCCATAAGCGAGAGACGATACGTCGCCGACTGGAACAACTTACCGCTATTCTTCGGCACTGTGATATATTCCTTCGAGGGTATTACTCTG GTACTGCCACTCAAGAACGAGATGAAGAACCCGAACAACTTCAACAAGCCGCTAGGCGTTCTCAACGTTGGTATGGTGATAGTCGGCATGATGTTCGTCGCGATAGGCTTCCTGTCCTACTTGAAGTACGGTGATGCAGTCGCCGGTTCCGTCACGCTTAATCTTGATTCATCAGAAGT GGTGGACGGGAAAATCATCTACAGTCAATCAAG CTTGCCGCAATGCATCAAGATCGCTATCTCCTTGAGCATACTGCTCACGTACGCGTTGCAGTTTTACGTCCCAATCGCGATAATGTGGCCTGCCATCGTTCAGCAGTTCGGCCCCTTCAAGTGGCCGGTGTTTACAGAAATCATCTTCCGGTCAGTCATGTGCCTTGTTACGT TTGTTATGGCAGAGGCGATTCCGCAATTGGGTCTCTTCATATCCCTGGTCGGTGCAGTTAGCAGCACCGCGCTCGCTCTTGTGTTTCCACCGATCATCGAGATGGTCGTCTGCTGGAACAACACTGGTCTTGGCTTCTTCACGATCGCAAAGGATGTGACGATAGTGCTAATCGGGGTGTTGGGTTTCGCCACCGGGACCTACGAGAGCATCACGTCGATCATCAAGGCGTTCAGCAAGTGA
- the LOC105278216 gene encoding proton-coupled amino acid transporter 1 isoform X2 has product MVNTQISLGTRGVRTMKKMSAHNRVICVDKMELNSNPSMIPSKNNSIHDDETTFKQALGNGGSYGAFQSKDPILAIEKGGDADRNGTNEHGITVHHPTSYLETMMHLFKGNVGSGIFALGDAFKNAGLLLAPPLTIFLGVICVHAQHILIKCNEEVTRRVGDSTNTSGFAGTVEMCFATGPLRLRKYSIFMRKLVNVFLCITQLGFCCVYFVFISTNMKQVLDVHGIVMEVHQHMAVVLIPIMLSTWIRNLKYLVPVSSIANFLMMAGYIATMYIMSFDLPSISERRYVADWNNLPLFFGTVIYSFEGITLVLPLKNEMKNPNNFNKPLGVLNVGMVIVGMMFVAIGFLSYLKYGDAVAGSVTLNLDSSEVVDGKIIYSQSSLPQCIKIAISLSILLTYALQFYVPIAIMWPAIVQQFGPFKWPVFTEIIFRSVMCLVTFVMAEAIPQLGLFISLVGAVSSTALALVFPPIIEMVVCWNNTGLGFFTIAKDVTIVLIGVLGFATGTYESITSIIKAFSK; this is encoded by the exons ATGGTAAACACGCAGATCAGCCTGGGAACTCGCGGCGTGCGGACGATGAAGAAGATGTCGGCTCATAATCGCGTAATTTGCGTTGAC AAAATGGAGCTGAACAGTAATCCGTCCATGATACCGTCGAAGAACAATTCCATCCACGACGATGAGACAACTTTCAAGCAGGCGCTCGG GAATGGCGGGAGCTACGGAGCCTTTCAGTCGAAGGACCCTATCCTGGCGATCGAGAAGGGCGGTGATGCCGACAGGAACGGTACCAACGAGCACGGCATCACCGTGCACCATCCTACCTC GTACCTGGAAACCATGATGCATCTGTTCAAGGGTAACGTCGGTTCGGGCATCTTCGCGTTGGGTGACGCTTTTAAGAACGCCGGGTTGCTGCTGGCACCACCGCTCACGATCTTTCTTGGTGTCATCTGCGTACACGCTCAACATATCCTG ATTAAATGCAACGAGGAGGTGACGCGTCGCGTTGGCGATAGCACCAACACGAGTGGATTCGCTGGAACAGTGGAGATGTGTTTCGCTACTGGACCCCTTAGACTTCGTAAATACTCGATTTTCATGAG AAAGTTGGTTAATGTGTTTTTGTGTATCACGCAACTCGGATTCTGCTGCGTATATTTCGTTTTCATTTCCACGAACATGAAGCAG GTATTGGATGTGCATGGGATCGTGATGGAAGTTCATCAGCACATGGCCGTGGTGTTGATCCCTATAATGCTCAGTACCTGGATCAGGAATCTCAAGTACTTGGTGCCGGTGTCTTCAATAGCAAACTTCCTGATGATGGCGGGTTACATCGCCACCATGTATATTATGAGCTTCGACTTGCCGTCCATAAGCGAGAGACGATACGTCGCCGACTGGAACAACTTACCGCTATTCTTCGGCACTGTGATATATTCCTTCGAGGGTATTACTCTG GTACTGCCACTCAAGAACGAGATGAAGAACCCGAACAACTTCAACAAGCCGCTAGGCGTTCTCAACGTTGGTATGGTGATAGTCGGCATGATGTTCGTCGCGATAGGCTTCCTGTCCTACTTGAAGTACGGTGATGCAGTCGCCGGTTCCGTCACGCTTAATCTTGATTCATCAGAAGT GGTGGACGGGAAAATCATCTACAGTCAATCAAG CTTGCCGCAATGCATCAAGATCGCTATCTCCTTGAGCATACTGCTCACGTACGCGTTGCAGTTTTACGTCCCAATCGCGATAATGTGGCCTGCCATCGTTCAGCAGTTCGGCCCCTTCAAGTGGCCGGTGTTTACAGAAATCATCTTCCGGTCAGTCATGTGCCTTGTTACGT TTGTTATGGCAGAGGCGATTCCGCAATTGGGTCTCTTCATATCCCTGGTCGGTGCAGTTAGCAGCACCGCGCTCGCTCTTGTGTTTCCACCGATCATCGAGATGGTCGTCTGCTGGAACAACACTGGTCTTGGCTTCTTCACGATCGCAAAGGATGTGACGATAGTGCTAATCGGGGTGTTGGGTTTCGCCACCGGGACCTACGAGAGCATCACGTCGATCATCAAGGCGTTCAGCAAGTGA
- the LOC105278215 gene encoding ubiquitin carboxyl-terminal hydrolase isozyme L3: MAWVPLESNPEVMTKFLHKLGVPKKWSIIDVYGLDSDLLAIVPRPVLAVILLYPIPTKTEKIEEGKSSKSDTPDSVYHMKQSIPNACGTIALIHGVANNLDTLQLEDGFLKKFLDETKELSYNERGERLENAQEIIDTHMESAHEGQTEAPSEDMEVYHHFIAFVHKDGYLYELDGRKLTPINHGSTTPDTLLDDAARVCKEYMARDPNEVRFTVVALASSE; the protein is encoded by the exons ATGGCTTGGGTGCCGTTAGAATCGAATCCAGAG GTTATGACGAAG TTCCTCCACAAGTTGGGCGTTCCAAAGAAATGGTCGATCATAGACGTGTACGGTTTAGACTCTGATTTGTTAGCGATTGTTCCTAGGCCCGTTCTTGCCGTTATTTTGCTCTATCCTATCCCCACAAAG ACCGAGAAGATTGAGGAAGGTAAAAGCAGCAAGAGCGATACTCCAGATTCTGTTTATCACATGAAGCAGTCTATTCCAAATGCGTGCGGAACAATCGCACTGATCCATGGCGTGGCTAATAATTTGGACAC CTTACAACTGGAGGATGGTTTTCTGAAAAAGTTCTTGGATGAAACTAAGGAGCTCTCCTACAACGAACGTGGCGAACGCTTGGAAAATGCGCAAGAGATTATTGACACTCACATGGAATCTGCCCACGAAGGACAGACTGAA gCACCATCTGAGGATATGGAGGTGTACCATCACTTCATCGCGTTTGTACACAAGGATGGTTACCTGTATGAGTTAG ATGGTCGAAAATTGACCCCGATCAATCACGGTTCAACCACACCGGATACACTGCTGGACGATGCCGCCCGCGTGTGCAAGGAATACATGGCGCGCGATCCGAACGAAGTGCGTTTCACGGTGGTCGCGCTCGCTAGCAGCGAATGA
- the LOC105278216 gene encoding proton-coupled amino acid transporter 1 isoform X6 produces MELNSNPSMIPSKNNSIHDDETTFKQALGNGGSYGAFQSKDPILAIEKGGDADRNGTNEHGITVHHPTSYLETMMHLFKGNVGSGIFALGDAFKNAGLLLAPPLTIFLGVICVHAQHILIKCNEEVTRRVGDSTNTSGFAGTVEMCFATGPLRLRKYSIFMRKLVNVFLCITQLGFCCVYFVFISTNMKQVLDVHGIVMEVHQHMAVVLIPIMLSTWIRNLKYLVPVSSIANFLMMAGYIATMYIMSFDLPSISERRYVADWNNLPLFFGTVIYSFEGITLVLPLKNEMKNPNNFNKPLGVLNVGMVIVGMMFVAIGFLSYLKYGDAVAGSVTLNLDSSEVVDGKIIYSQSSLPQCIKIAISLSILLTYALQFYVPIAIMWPAIVQQFGPFKWPVFTEIIFRSVMCLVTFVMAEAIPQLGLFISLVGAVSSTALALVFPPIIEMVVCWNNTGLGFFTIAKDVTIVLIGVLGFATGTYESITSIIKAFSK; encoded by the exons ATGGAGCTGAACAGTAATCCGTCCATGATACCGTCGAAGAACAATTCCATCCACGACGATGAGACAACTTTCAAGCAGGCGCTCGG GAATGGCGGGAGCTACGGAGCCTTTCAGTCGAAGGACCCTATCCTGGCGATCGAGAAGGGCGGTGATGCCGACAGGAACGGTACCAACGAGCACGGCATCACCGTGCACCATCCTACCTC GTACCTGGAAACCATGATGCATCTGTTCAAGGGTAACGTCGGTTCGGGCATCTTCGCGTTGGGTGACGCTTTTAAGAACGCCGGGTTGCTGCTGGCACCACCGCTCACGATCTTTCTTGGTGTCATCTGCGTACACGCTCAACATATCCTG ATTAAATGCAACGAGGAGGTGACGCGTCGCGTTGGCGATAGCACCAACACGAGTGGATTCGCTGGAACAGTGGAGATGTGTTTCGCTACTGGACCCCTTAGACTTCGTAAATACTCGATTTTCATGAG AAAGTTGGTTAATGTGTTTTTGTGTATCACGCAACTCGGATTCTGCTGCGTATATTTCGTTTTCATTTCCACGAACATGAAGCAG GTATTGGATGTGCATGGGATCGTGATGGAAGTTCATCAGCACATGGCCGTGGTGTTGATCCCTATAATGCTCAGTACCTGGATCAGGAATCTCAAGTACTTGGTGCCGGTGTCTTCAATAGCAAACTTCCTGATGATGGCGGGTTACATCGCCACCATGTATATTATGAGCTTCGACTTGCCGTCCATAAGCGAGAGACGATACGTCGCCGACTGGAACAACTTACCGCTATTCTTCGGCACTGTGATATATTCCTTCGAGGGTATTACTCTG GTACTGCCACTCAAGAACGAGATGAAGAACCCGAACAACTTCAACAAGCCGCTAGGCGTTCTCAACGTTGGTATGGTGATAGTCGGCATGATGTTCGTCGCGATAGGCTTCCTGTCCTACTTGAAGTACGGTGATGCAGTCGCCGGTTCCGTCACGCTTAATCTTGATTCATCAGAAGT GGTGGACGGGAAAATCATCTACAGTCAATCAAG CTTGCCGCAATGCATCAAGATCGCTATCTCCTTGAGCATACTGCTCACGTACGCGTTGCAGTTTTACGTCCCAATCGCGATAATGTGGCCTGCCATCGTTCAGCAGTTCGGCCCCTTCAAGTGGCCGGTGTTTACAGAAATCATCTTCCGGTCAGTCATGTGCCTTGTTACGT TTGTTATGGCAGAGGCGATTCCGCAATTGGGTCTCTTCATATCCCTGGTCGGTGCAGTTAGCAGCACCGCGCTCGCTCTTGTGTTTCCACCGATCATCGAGATGGTCGTCTGCTGGAACAACACTGGTCTTGGCTTCTTCACGATCGCAAAGGATGTGACGATAGTGCTAATCGGGGTGTTGGGTTTCGCCACCGGGACCTACGAGAGCATCACGTCGATCATCAAGGCGTTCAGCAAGTGA
- the LOC105278216 gene encoding proton-coupled amino acid transporter 1 isoform X4, producing the protein MLINRRDTTTANSIVPKMELNSNPSMIPSKNNSIHDDETTFKQALGNGGSYGAFQSKDPILAIEKGGDADRNGTNEHGITVHHPTSYLETMMHLFKGNVGSGIFALGDAFKNAGLLLAPPLTIFLGVICVHAQHILIKCNEEVTRRVGDSTNTSGFAGTVEMCFATGPLRLRKYSIFMRKLVNVFLCITQLGFCCVYFVFISTNMKQVLDVHGIVMEVHQHMAVVLIPIMLSTWIRNLKYLVPVSSIANFLMMAGYIATMYIMSFDLPSISERRYVADWNNLPLFFGTVIYSFEGITLVLPLKNEMKNPNNFNKPLGVLNVGMVIVGMMFVAIGFLSYLKYGDAVAGSVTLNLDSSEVVDGKIIYSQSSLPQCIKIAISLSILLTYALQFYVPIAIMWPAIVQQFGPFKWPVFTEIIFRSVMCLVTFVMAEAIPQLGLFISLVGAVSSTALALVFPPIIEMVVCWNNTGLGFFTIAKDVTIVLIGVLGFATGTYESITSIIKAFSK; encoded by the exons ATGTTGATCAACCGCCGCGACACCACGACAGCGAATTCCATCGTGCCG AAAATGGAGCTGAACAGTAATCCGTCCATGATACCGTCGAAGAACAATTCCATCCACGACGATGAGACAACTTTCAAGCAGGCGCTCGG GAATGGCGGGAGCTACGGAGCCTTTCAGTCGAAGGACCCTATCCTGGCGATCGAGAAGGGCGGTGATGCCGACAGGAACGGTACCAACGAGCACGGCATCACCGTGCACCATCCTACCTC GTACCTGGAAACCATGATGCATCTGTTCAAGGGTAACGTCGGTTCGGGCATCTTCGCGTTGGGTGACGCTTTTAAGAACGCCGGGTTGCTGCTGGCACCACCGCTCACGATCTTTCTTGGTGTCATCTGCGTACACGCTCAACATATCCTG ATTAAATGCAACGAGGAGGTGACGCGTCGCGTTGGCGATAGCACCAACACGAGTGGATTCGCTGGAACAGTGGAGATGTGTTTCGCTACTGGACCCCTTAGACTTCGTAAATACTCGATTTTCATGAG AAAGTTGGTTAATGTGTTTTTGTGTATCACGCAACTCGGATTCTGCTGCGTATATTTCGTTTTCATTTCCACGAACATGAAGCAG GTATTGGATGTGCATGGGATCGTGATGGAAGTTCATCAGCACATGGCCGTGGTGTTGATCCCTATAATGCTCAGTACCTGGATCAGGAATCTCAAGTACTTGGTGCCGGTGTCTTCAATAGCAAACTTCCTGATGATGGCGGGTTACATCGCCACCATGTATATTATGAGCTTCGACTTGCCGTCCATAAGCGAGAGACGATACGTCGCCGACTGGAACAACTTACCGCTATTCTTCGGCACTGTGATATATTCCTTCGAGGGTATTACTCTG GTACTGCCACTCAAGAACGAGATGAAGAACCCGAACAACTTCAACAAGCCGCTAGGCGTTCTCAACGTTGGTATGGTGATAGTCGGCATGATGTTCGTCGCGATAGGCTTCCTGTCCTACTTGAAGTACGGTGATGCAGTCGCCGGTTCCGTCACGCTTAATCTTGATTCATCAGAAGT GGTGGACGGGAAAATCATCTACAGTCAATCAAG CTTGCCGCAATGCATCAAGATCGCTATCTCCTTGAGCATACTGCTCACGTACGCGTTGCAGTTTTACGTCCCAATCGCGATAATGTGGCCTGCCATCGTTCAGCAGTTCGGCCCCTTCAAGTGGCCGGTGTTTACAGAAATCATCTTCCGGTCAGTCATGTGCCTTGTTACGT TTGTTATGGCAGAGGCGATTCCGCAATTGGGTCTCTTCATATCCCTGGTCGGTGCAGTTAGCAGCACCGCGCTCGCTCTTGTGTTTCCACCGATCATCGAGATGGTCGTCTGCTGGAACAACACTGGTCTTGGCTTCTTCACGATCGCAAAGGATGTGACGATAGTGCTAATCGGGGTGTTGGGTTTCGCCACCGGGACCTACGAGAGCATCACGTCGATCATCAAGGCGTTCAGCAAGTGA